TCGGGCCCCGGCTCGACACCGGCGCGGCGCAGCGTGGTCATCAAACCGAGCGCGACCAGGTCGTTGAAGGCAACGATGGCTGTCGGCCGGTTTTCAGCTTCGAGGATTGTCGGCACTGCCGCCCGGCCGTCGGCCTGGGTCATCAGCTCCGGCAGATCCAGCTGCGTATCGGGGTCGATCCTGGCTTCCGCCAGCGCCTTGCGCCAGCCTTCGTTGCGGTAACGCCCCGTCGAGCTCTCCCGCCGGCCACCGGCCATCGCAATATCCGTGTGGCCCTGTTTGATCAGGTGTCTGGTGACTTCGTAGATGCCGTTCAGGTCATCACCGCGGACACACGGCGCCCAGACACCGGGCACCTCGCGCCCGACCAGTGTCACTGGGATGCCCTGATCCACGAGACGATTGATCTCCTCTGCCGTCGTACCGACCGACGGACACAGGATCAGGCCATCCGCCCGGTGCTGCAGCAGCGTGTTGACGAAGGCCCGCTGGCGCTTGACGTCATCCCGGTGGTTGCTGATGAAGATCATCTGCCCCTGTTCTTCCAGCACGTCTTCCAGCGCTGTGAA
This genomic interval from Labrenzia sp. VG12 contains the following:
- a CDS encoding LacI family DNA-binding transcriptional regulator: MSEDNGSKSPSPDLPPKPGKRLTLGHIADQLGISTATVSLALRDSPLVAEETREKVKQTAQEIGYIYNRSAASLRTARSQIVGVAVHDILNPFFAEVFTALEDVLEEQGQMIFISNHRDDVKRQRAFVNTLLQHRADGLILCPSVGTTAEEINRLVDQGIPVTLVGREVPGVWAPCVRGDDLNGIYEVTRHLIKQGHTDIAMAGGRRESSTGRYRNEGWRKALAEARIDPDTQLDLPELMTQADGRAAVPTILEAENRPTAIVAFNDLVALGLMTTLRRAGVEPGPDIAITGYDDIDGADARTPALTTVSAQPDKIGRLAALTLLRQIAGDRVPNTPIVIEPELRIRESSPPPGVRLAPKLAE